A window of bacterium genomic DNA:
GCCATAACCTGGTACAGCAGGAGCGTAGCGCAAGCGTCCCAATGGCTACGCTCCTGTTTGTCAGACGATCTCTTGTCTGTCAGATTGAGCGATCGAAATGGGTTGATGCCATCAACATCCGCTCCGGTACTGCGCTCACCGTCAATTGCTGGGTGCCGCCCGTGCGGGACTCTCGACGCGAGACCGGAACACACCGAATGCGATGAGGCTCGGCAGTAGGGTGCGCAGACCCGGCACCGCTAACGCCCCGCGGATCACCGGTGGGATGTGTGGCGGCCGCCCACCGTGTGCAAGCGCCGGGACCAGCAACTGTCGCTGCATCAAGGCCTGCAAGGTTTGCGTGATGCGGACCGAAAGCTCACGGCGGTGCTGCACCGCCGCGAGGCTCGTGTTCGATACCGATCCGTGCAGGAGCGGGCGCCACAGGATGTTGGCGGTCGCCGCCGCGTCCTGGATCGCCACGTTGATCCCCACACCGCCGACCGGTGACATCGCGTGCGCGGCGTCGCCGATTGCTAGGTAGCCCGCCCGGTACCAACGTGTGAGGCGATCGGATCGCACGGTGAGAAGTTTGATCTGGTCCCAATCCACGAGGGCGCCGACACGGTTCGCAAAGATCGGCAACAGATTGGCGACGGATCGGCGAAACGCTTCGAGCCCGGCCGCCCGCACGGCGTCGGCTCCGTCCTTCGGGATGACGTACGCGATCTGCCAATAGCTACCGCGGTCGAACATGGCGATGAAATGCCCGGGCCCGAGAATTGCCTGGACGTGTCCCGGGTCGTTTCGGTCGCGTGACAATCGGAACCAGAGTACGTCCATCGGTGGCGACGTCGTGGTTCGGGGGAGCGCCGCTGCGTCCCTGGTGCGCGATGAGCGCCCGTCCGCGCCGATCGTCAGCAGCGCACGCATATCCGTCTCCCCTGCGTCGGTCCGGTATCGAACGCCGCACACCGTGTCGCTCTCTTCGATCAGCCCGGAGACGTCCGCGTTCATGAGCAGCCTAAAGTTCGGGTACCGGCGCGCCTCGGCGGTTACGAAGTTCAGAAAGTCCCACTGCGGGACAAATACGATGAACGGAAACTTCGTATGCAGCACGCGAAAGTCGAACGACAAGGTCTCGCCGGCAGTGGTGCGCAGGGTGAACTGCTCGGCACGACTATGGGGCAGCGCCAAGAAGCGCTTAGCCAGGCCCAGGTCGTCCAAGATCTCTAAGGTCGAGGGGTGGATTGTGTCGCCTCGAAAATCGCGCAAGAAGTCGCCGTGCTTCTCTAACACGATCACATCAACGCCGGCCCGGGCGAGCAACAGCCCGAGCACAGCGCCAGCGGGTCCACAGCCGACGACACAGCAGGTGGTCACGGTCTGGTTCCTTTCGCGGTCGGCGGAATCACCTCGAGTGCCGCCACGCGCTGTTT
This region includes:
- a CDS encoding FAD-dependent oxidoreductase, with amino-acid sequence MTTCCVVGCGPAGAVLGLLLARAGVDVIVLEKHGDFLRDFRGDTIHPSTLEILDDLGLAKRFLALPHSRAEQFTLRTTAGETLSFDFRVLHTKFPFIVFVPQWDFLNFVTAEARRYPNFRLLMNADVSGLIEESDTVCGVRYRTDAGETDMRALLTIGADGRSSRTRDAAALPRTTTSPPMDVLWFRLSRDRNDPGHVQAILGPGHFIAMFDRGSYWQIAYVIPKDGADAVRAAGLEAFRRSVANLLPIFANRVGALVDWDQIKLLTVRSDRLTRWYRAGYLAIGDAAHAMSPVGGVGINVAIQDAAATANILWRPLLHGSVSNTSLAAVQHRRELSVRITQTLQALMQRQLLVPALAHGGRPPHIPPVIRGALAVPGLRTLLPSLIAFGVFRSRVESPARAAPSN